From one Leptospira noumeaensis genomic stretch:
- a CDS encoding SCO family protein, with translation MKNEYILRTLVLFFCFSFYSFCDDHHSHADHQHGEGSILAASEGAKGSLFDLPVSWKMESGQTFLLNQIQGSPFVISMFYASCQSVCPRLVADMEELAKKIKEKTGKDPRMVLVSFDSEKDNPNILNEYKKKMKLGENWSLLSGKEEDVRMLSVVLGINYKKISNGEFNHSAVYSLVSKEGWVVSRVEGVGSNTDSLINMYQKL, from the coding sequence ATGAAAAACGAATATATCTTAAGAACTTTGGTTTTATTTTTTTGTTTCTCATTTTATTCTTTTTGCGATGACCATCATTCGCATGCAGACCACCAACATGGAGAGGGGTCTATTTTGGCAGCAAGTGAGGGAGCCAAGGGAAGTCTCTTTGATTTGCCAGTCAGTTGGAAAATGGAGTCCGGCCAAACATTTTTACTCAATCAAATCCAAGGATCTCCTTTTGTGATTAGTATGTTTTATGCTTCTTGCCAATCTGTTTGTCCAAGACTTGTGGCCGATATGGAAGAGTTGGCTAAAAAAATAAAAGAAAAAACCGGAAAAGATCCACGAATGGTTCTCGTTAGTTTTGATTCCGAAAAAGACAACCCCAACATTCTAAACGAATATAAAAAGAAAATGAAACTAGGAGAAAACTGGTCTCTTCTTTCTGGTAAAGAAGAAGACGTGCGTATGTTGTCTGTAGTGCTTGGAATCAATTATAAAAAGATTTCCAATGGGGAGTTCAACCACTCAGCAGTTTATAGTTTGGTTTCAAAAGAAGGATGGGTTGTTTCTCGGGTGGAAGGAGTGGGTTCCAATACGGATTCACTCATAAACATGTATCAAAAGTTATAG